One Pochonia chlamydosporia 170 chromosome 5, whole genome shotgun sequence DNA segment encodes these proteins:
- a CDS encoding heat-labile enterotoxin alpha chain domain-containing protein, giving the protein MLLSSLALFLLLPDAGGAIPTHGENPLPPEHRGLYGVNVPCPQSKSVEPFPRPPQLLRYQAGTASNMNAQLKKRQPPPPPPPPPKDGTTTQRQPEVPVEGPKFKILWRGEIFRTPEDVEAVGGFDSHAKRIFDGKHPDYPGGMTNEMFHKGSSLYEHGTYKNPFSHYIPTSTSEEEARKFATKPDPNKSGYLYKIRSSPDMVDVSGSLGGTRHYKNAHEREVAGVYDIPWRQVEGWQKSTYNPITKGYEVGEFVQNPKFAPVDGAGTYSSQPSLAGFPEGHLAWGEKPWAQFKDVPVEGMLNEYVLKHRLNNDMEAFNKLRSSPWRSLPCSGHLVKKNSCLWTDVDGDPNAKMARLAKKISDNEFQALMTKQKLIPAADRWKKPLSEIRTNIVEPLVSKLKPPRSVIKGLPGANILPGPIELTSVVLTTAFTPEMTDLDRARIGTSLLPLVGCAVGAAADGQDGKFTSLEGIDAALCFIGDALLLGGVTAPLKAVMDFIRTFVAVLTMGEPKTAKASRDEGWASLVDSRMIKLVSDKAFRIQLESSVALDAMVLASYSAHWIGELVANATIEWNTTIEGNTTTDLDATNLPVNVREQVHTIRSEASAQILRRQRQFLLEEVCVNFAATMKSVASEYNKQFIEKWVSSQSPPPQTGSLSFKIQLDIYYEDLKETKQKLQNELPAAPSNFTLAYYIGVAAGIHGDTPRRIDDSSANGFALGSASRITAVRREVIDPVQYYIDHAGKGDPKEVVSRHTLAVAHLFLGKITEDGLPDDTTGLSNVREFQMLIAMNIGRLYADFVGRGHFKPGQYLDSDSTTNDTMILENIRILDRQSMIE; this is encoded by the coding sequence ATGCTCTTATCATCTCTGGCTCTATTCCTCCTACTGCCTGATGCGGGCGGAGCTATACCAACACATGGCGAGAATCCGTTGCCGCCGGAACATCGTGGTCTCTATGGCGTAaatgttccatgtcctcaAAGCAAAAGCGTTGAGCCTTTCCCCAGACCACCACAGCTACTGCGTTACCAGGCCGGCACCGCGTCCAACATGAACGCCCAGCTAAAGAAGCGCCagccaccgccgccgccgccgccgccgccaaaagaCGGGACGACGACCCAGCGCCAGCCTGAGGTCCCGGTCGAAGGCCCAAAGTTTAAGATACTCTGGCGTGGTGAGATTTTCAGAACGCCAGAAGATGTCGAAGCCGTCGGTGGTTTTGATTCTCACGCCAAAAGAATTTTCGACGGTAAACACCCTGACTACCCAGGGGGCATGACCAATGAGATGTTCCATAAAGGGAGTAGCCTCTATGAACACGGCACCTATAAGAATCCTTTTTCTCACTACATTCCGACGAGCACATCCGAGGAGGAAGCCAGGAAATTTGCGACGAAGCCGGATCCAAACAAGTCCGGGTACCTGTATAAGATTCGCTCCAGCCCAGACATGGTCGACGTGAGCGGGTCTCTTGGCGGCACCCGGCATTACAAAAATGCCCATGAACGTGAAGTAGCGGGCGTCTATGACATACCTTGGAGGCAAGTAGAGGGCTGGCAGAAGTCGACGTATAATCCCATAACCAAAGGCTATGAAGTAGGCGAGTTCGTGCAGAACCCCAAATTCGCGCCGGTAGATGGTGCAGGAACCTATTCAAGTCAACCTTCACTTGCTGGGTTCCCCGAGGGCCACCTTGCATGGGGCGAGAAGCCGTGGGCACAGTTCAAGGATGTTCCGGTCGAGGGCATGCTAAACGAATATGTCCTCAAGCACCGTTTGAACAACGACATGGAGGCATTCAATAAGCTGCGGTCCAGTCCATGGCGCAGTTTGCCTTGTAGCGGTCATCTTGTCAAAAAGAATTCATGCCTGTGGACCGACGTTGATGGGGACCCCAATGCGAAAATGGCgaggctggccaagaagataTCGGACAATGAGTTTCAGGCACTCATGACCAAGCAGAAACTCATACCTGCTGCTGACCGCTGGAAAAAACCGCTCTCTGAAATCCGGACAAATATCGTGGAGCCGCTGGTATCTAAACTAAAACCGCCTCGCTCTGTAATAAAAGGTCTTCCTGGAGCCAACATACTACCTGGGCCAATTGAGCTTACTAGTGTTGTCTTAACGACGGCATTCACCCCAGAAATGACTGACCTGGACCGGGCCAGAATTGGAACATCCCTCTTGCCCCTGGTGGGTTGTGCTGTGGGTGCAGCGGCCGATGGGCAAGATGGTAAGTTTACTTCATTAGAAGGAATCGACGCCGCCTTATGCTTTATTGGCGACGCATTATTGCTAGGTGGTGTTACTGCTCCGCTTAAGGCGGTGATGGACTTTATCCGAACGTTTGTCGCCGTTTTAACTATGGGAGAACCGAAGACCGCCAAGGCTAGCCGCGATGAAGGATGGGCCAGCCTTGTAGACAGTCGCATGATTAAACTCGTCTCAGATAAGGCATTTCGGATCCAGTTAGAGAGTTCTGTGGCTCTAGACGCAATGGTACTTGCATCCTACAGCGCGCATTGGATTGGGGAGTTGGTTGCGAATGCGACTATCGAGTGGAATACGACTATCGAAGGGAATACGACTACCGATTTAGATGCGACCAACTTGCCAGTTAATGTACGCGAACAAGTACATACAATTAGATCAGAAGCATCGGCCCAGATCCTGCGCCGCCAGCGCCAGTTCCTGCTCGAGGAGGTCTGTGTTAACTTCGCGGCTACTATGAAGTCTGTGGCCAGCGAGTATAACAAACAATTCATCGAGAAATGGGTGTCCTCACAatctccaccaccacagacCGGATCGCTGTCCTTCAAGATCCAACTGGACATCTATTACGAGGACTTGAAAGAAACCAAGCAAAAGCTACAAAATGAACTGCCAGCGGCCCCTAGCAATTTCACTCTGGCGTATTACATTGGCGTTGCTGCAGGAATCCACGGAGATACACCACGAAGAATTGACGACTCCAGTGCCAATGGATTCGCGCTGGGTTCCGCCAGCAGGATCACGGCTGTCAGAAGAGAAGTGATTGACCCCGTCCAGTATTACATTGACCATGCTGGAAAGGGGGACCCAAAAGAAGTAGTAAGTCGCCACACGCTGGCCGTTGCACATCTTTTTCTGGGTAAGATTACTGAAGACGGCCTTCCCGACGATACTACGGGGCTATCCAACGTTCGGGAATTTCAAATGCTCATTGCTATGAATATTGGAAGGTTGTATGCGGATTTCGTAGGAAGGGGCCATTTCAAGCCTGGGCAGTATCTTGACTCCGACAGTACAACTAATGACACCATGATTCTTGAGAATATAAGGATTCTTGACAGGCAGAGTATGATCGAATAA
- a CDS encoding cupin domain-containing protein (similar to Colletotrichum gloeosporioides Nara gc5 XP_007279096.1): MASISDTNSAQTPVGLPPPRRVITTHNAEGKAIISQEVDKNPPRFDIPGMHFYLCYTLNQSPGILDNNQDLAAYRDQLPHNVGLSIPGGTLLRVVDFLPGESEGPMHRTKTVDFGVIIEGELELILDSGESTLLRRGDIIIQRGTIHAWKNNSGTEVARGFFVLVDAVLPTVNGSKLGEDIPVEELKTE, encoded by the coding sequence ATGGCCTCCATATCAGATACAAACTCCGCACAAACTCCAGTCGGcctaccaccaccaagacgAGTAATCACAACACACAATGCAGAAGGCAAGGCAATTATTAGTCAAGAAGTTGATAAAAACCCCCCTCGCTTCGACATTCCCGGAATGCATTTTTATCTATGCTACACCTTGAACCAATCACCAGGTATTCTAGACAACAACCAAGACCTGGCTGCCTACCGTGATCAGCTACCACATAACGTCGGACTCAGCATTCCTGGCGGAACTCTTCTCCGAGTAGTCGACTTCCTACCCGGAGAGTCTGAAGGACCAATGCACAGGACGAAAACAGTCGACTTTGGTGTCATTATCGAGGGGGAACTGGAGCTGATTCTTGACAGTGGTGAGAGTACATTGCTGAGGCGAGGCGACATTATCATCCAACGAGGGACCATCCATGCATGGAAAAACAATAGCGGCACTGAAGTTGCCAGAGGGTTCTTTGTGTTGGTAGACGCAGTGTTGCCAACAGTGAATGGTTCGAAGTTGGGAGAGGATATACCTGTGGAGGAATTGAAGACCGAGTAG
- a CDS encoding glycosylhydrolase family 76-2 protein (similar to Neurospora crassa OR74A XP_961253.2), which produces MKSLAVILSVANLAAAQSASQFSVDSEGTNPNPAYMLPERILPGPPPDGDYYWWEAGAMWGTLIDYWAWTGDSTHNREIMEALQFQVGRDNDYQPLNVTASLGNDDQGFWGFSAMLAAESKFPDPPSDKPQWLALAQAVFNTQANPDRHDTLCGGGLHWQIPRVNKGYNYKNSIANGCFFNLGARLYRYTGNTTYSDWAIKTWDWMEGIGFIDNATYAIYDGAITDTHCKEINRAEFSYNNGVFAQGAAFMYNATGDAIWKIRTEKLVTYGLKTFFPDGIAVEVACENAGQGGTCTTDMLTFKGFVHRWYSVITQMVPSLSQTILPVLKKSAAASIKQCTGGALGRQCGFKWASGSYDGKTGVGQQMSVLGAVSSQLIGGAKPPFTADTGGTSKGNPNAGSGGDGRFDHKPRPITTGDRAGAGILTAVVLAFACGIFGWMILSVSEGG; this is translated from the exons ATGAAATCCCTCGCAGTTATATTATCGGTCGCCAACTTAGCTGCCGCCCAAAGCGCCTCGCAATTCTCCGTCGATTCCGAAGGCACGAACCCGAACCCCGCCTATATGCTTCCCGAAC GTATTCTTCCCGGCCCTCCACCAGATGGAGATTACTACTGGTGGGAGGCCGGTGCTATGTGGGGGACACTTATAGATTACTGGGCTTGGACGGGCGATTCAACACATAACAGAGAGATCATGGAAGCTCTCCAGTTCCAGGTGGGGCGGGATAACGACTATCAGCCTTTAAACGTGACAGCTTCGCTCGGAAACGACGATCAGGGCTTCTGGGGTTTCTCTGCGATGCTCGCCGCCGAGTCCAAGTTTCCCGATCCTCCGTCAGACAAGCCTCAGTGGCTAGCCCTCGCTCAAGCCGTCTTTAATACACAAGCGAATCCTGACCGACACGATACACTATGCGGTGGCGGGCTACATTGGCAGATTCCCCGAGTGAACAAAGGATACAATTACAAGAACAGCATTGCTAATGGCTGCTTCTTTAACCTTGGAGCCAGGTTATACCGGTACACGGGCAACACAACCTACTCAGACTGGGCTATCAAGACGTGGGACTGGATGGAGGGTATAGGGTTCATCGATAATGCGACTTACGCAATCTACGATGGTGCCATCACCGATACTCACTGCAAAGAAATCAACAGGGCAGAGTTTTCCTATAATAACGGCGTGTTTGCCCAAGGCGCCGCATTTATGTACAATGCT ACTGGAGATGCCATTTGGAAAATCAGAACCGAGAAACTAGTCACCTACGGCCTCAAGACTTTCTTCCCCGATGGCATCGCCGTCGAGGTTGCATGCGAGAACGCAGGACAAGGAGGCACCTGCACCACCGACATGCTCACATTCAAAGGATTCGTCCACCGCTGGTACTCAGTCATCACGCAGATGGTCCCATCCCTTTCCCAGACAATACTCCCTGTCCTCAAGAAGTCGGCGGCCGCATCGATCAAACAATGCACCGGCGGTGCTCTCGGGCGTCAGTGCGGCTTCAAATGGGCCAGCGGCTCCTACGACGGGAAAACCGGCGTCGGGCAGCAGATGAGCGTCCTCGGGGCAGTATCATCTCAGCTCATCGGTGGCGCAAAGCCTCCCTTCACGGCTGATACCGGCGGCACCTCAAAGGGAAACCCGAATGCTGGCTCCGGTGGCGATGGGAGATTCGATCACAAACCTCGGCCGATAACCACTGGAGACAGGGCTGGCGCTGGAATCCTGACAGCTGTTGTGCTGGCATTTGCCTGTGGTATCTTTGGATGGATGATCCTTAGTGTTTCAGAGggtggttga